In Treponema denticola, one genomic interval encodes:
- a CDS encoding TraB/GumN family protein: protein MDENNEKTLKRILLKDREIILLGTAHVSKESINDVESTIREENPDCVCVELDEVRYKSLTSKDAWQQINISQVLREGKGFLLLANLVLASFQKKLGSDLGVKPGDEMKAAIEVSQELNIKTEMVDRPIHTTLKRAWAKNRGWGRSKLLATLLSAAFSNEKLEEAEIEKLKNQSAMDNMMQEMAEYLPNIKGVLIDERDRYLASKIWESSGKKIVAVLGAGHLPGTERFIKELEAGTKTTDVSDIEVIPPKSTGSKIASWIFPIIIIGLIVLGFFRGGGIKTGQMLLSFVLWNGGLAAIGALIALGHPLAILASFLGAPFTTINPFLGIGMISGLVQAWAKKPQVRDMENLTNDAAKISGWYKNRITKVLLVFILSSLGSSIGTFITVPALIANLIK, encoded by the coding sequence GTGGACGAAAATAACGAAAAAACTTTAAAGCGTATTCTTTTAAAAGACCGTGAAATTATTCTTTTAGGAACGGCCCATGTTTCTAAAGAAAGTATCAATGATGTTGAATCTACAATTAGGGAAGAAAACCCCGATTGTGTATGTGTAGAATTGGATGAAGTAAGGTATAAGTCCTTAACCTCAAAAGATGCTTGGCAACAAATAAATATTTCCCAAGTATTAAGGGAGGGGAAAGGCTTTTTACTCCTTGCAAATCTGGTTCTAGCCTCTTTTCAAAAAAAACTTGGAAGCGACCTTGGCGTAAAACCCGGCGATGAGATGAAGGCCGCAATTGAAGTTTCTCAAGAACTAAACATAAAAACCGAAATGGTCGACCGCCCAATTCATACGACCTTAAAACGAGCTTGGGCAAAAAACCGCGGCTGGGGAAGATCAAAACTATTGGCAACCCTTTTAAGTGCAGCATTTTCAAACGAAAAACTTGAAGAAGCCGAAATCGAAAAATTAAAAAATCAAAGTGCAATGGATAACATGATGCAGGAAATGGCCGAATATCTTCCGAACATAAAAGGCGTCTTAATAGACGAGCGAGACCGCTATCTTGCATCAAAAATTTGGGAAAGCAGCGGTAAAAAAATTGTGGCTGTCTTAGGAGCCGGCCATCTTCCCGGAACGGAACGATTTATAAAAGAACTGGAAGCAGGTACAAAAACAACAGACGTATCCGACATTGAAGTAATTCCGCCGAAAAGCACAGGAAGTAAGATTGCCTCTTGGATATTTCCTATAATTATAATAGGCTTGATTGTTCTAGGTTTTTTTAGAGGGGGGGGCATAAAAACCGGTCAAATGCTATTATCCTTTGTACTCTGGAACGGAGGCCTCGCAGCGATAGGAGCTCTTATTGCACTCGGCCATCCCCTCGCTATTCTCGCCTCATTTTTAGGAGCACCATTTACAACGATAAACCCGTTTTTGGGTATAGGAATGATTTCAGGCCTTGTACAGGCTTGGGCAAAAAAACCTCAGGTAAGAGATATGGAAAACCTTACAAATGATGCAGCAAAAATATCCGGCTGGTATAAAAATAGAATCACAAAGGTTCTTCTTGTTTTTATTCTTTCTTCGCTTGGAAGCTCGATAGGAACATTTATAACTGTTCCTGCCCTTATAGCTAATTTAATCAAATAA
- a CDS encoding MptD family putative ECF transporter S component produces MNKKMNTTAKWTIKDVITTVLLSALLVVMQFIVNMMCMANHFVSMTLSVGFSVFICAPVYFLMVQRVGKRGVSFIYMTLLGIIFLIMGNWYLLPYYIVIGLICEAVLWKHGAYQNPHRLTAAWTVSSLLFNGTNLLPIWFFWDAYYAFAVSSGMSQEYIDSYVRYFTVPYWIIFIVAFTTLCGFAGSLIASRLIKKHFEKAGVL; encoded by the coding sequence ATGAATAAAAAAATGAACACAACAGCCAAATGGACGATAAAAGATGTAATAACTACGGTTTTATTAAGTGCTCTTCTTGTCGTTATGCAATTTATTGTAAATATGATGTGCATGGCAAACCATTTTGTCAGTATGACATTATCAGTCGGTTTTTCAGTATTTATCTGTGCTCCGGTTTATTTTCTCATGGTACAACGGGTGGGAAAACGGGGCGTGTCTTTTATCTACATGACACTTCTCGGCATCATTTTTCTAATAATGGGAAACTGGTATTTATTGCCGTATTACATCGTTATCGGCTTAATATGCGAAGCCGTTTTATGGAAACATGGAGCCTATCAAAATCCGCACCGGCTTACGGCTGCATGGACGGTTTCCAGCCTGTTATTTAACGGAACAAATTTGCTTCCGATCTGGTTCTTCTGGGATGCTTATTATGCCTTTGCCGTTTCAAGCGGAATGAGTCAAGAATATATCGACTCATATGTTCGGTATTTTACCGTTCCTTATTGGATTATTTTTATCGTTGCTTTTACGACACTTTGCGGTTTTGCAGGAAGCCTGATTGCTTCAAGACTGATAAAAAAACATTTTGAAAAAGCGGGCGTATTATAA
- a CDS encoding glycine--tRNA ligase gives MEDHKISMEKIVSLCKRRGFVFQSSEIYGGQNGAWDYGPLGIELKNNVSRAWWKEMTQLHDNIVGLDAAILMHPRTWEASGHVENFTDPLVDCKKCKSRFRADHLPPENLEKRVCPDCGGELTDTRKFNLMFKTHIGPTDDNSSVIYLRPETAQGIYVNYKNIIQSNRMKIPFGIAQIGKAFRNEIVTKNFIFRTCEFEQMEMQFFVKPGTDDEWFDYWKKQRWAFYEKYGVRTNKLQWHQHGKDELAHYAKDAYDIEYEFPMGFKELEGVHNRTNYDLTRHTEYSGKDMQYIDQDNGNEKYIPYIIETSAGLTRNVLMFICDAYDEEKVADKGNDDDWRTVLHFHPNIAPITVAVLPLMKKDGLAELAGEIRNELKEEFKTDYDQSGAIGKRYRRQDEVGTPFCVTVDYDSKEDNTVTLRFRDSMEQVRIPRTELISRIKTEIKNYKRVK, from the coding sequence ATGGAAGATCATAAAATTTCAATGGAAAAAATTGTAAGCCTTTGTAAAAGAAGAGGTTTTGTTTTTCAGTCATCAGAAATTTACGGAGGCCAGAACGGTGCATGGGATTACGGCCCCTTAGGGATAGAGTTAAAAAATAATGTTTCCCGCGCTTGGTGGAAGGAGATGACCCAGCTTCATGATAATATCGTAGGGCTTGATGCCGCAATTTTGATGCATCCCCGCACATGGGAGGCTTCTGGCCATGTTGAAAATTTTACCGATCCTTTAGTCGATTGCAAAAAATGTAAATCCCGCTTTAGAGCAGATCATTTACCTCCTGAAAACCTTGAAAAAAGAGTTTGCCCCGATTGCGGAGGCGAACTTACCGATACCAGAAAATTCAACCTTATGTTTAAAACTCACATCGGTCCCACAGACGATAATTCAAGCGTTATCTATCTTCGCCCCGAAACTGCACAAGGTATTTATGTAAACTATAAAAATATTATTCAATCAAACAGGATGAAGATTCCCTTCGGCATCGCTCAAATCGGAAAGGCCTTCCGAAACGAAATTGTTACAAAGAATTTTATCTTTAGAACCTGCGAATTTGAACAGATGGAGATGCAGTTTTTTGTAAAACCCGGAACTGATGATGAGTGGTTCGACTATTGGAAAAAACAGCGCTGGGCCTTCTATGAAAAATACGGAGTAAGAACAAATAAGCTCCAATGGCATCAGCACGGCAAAGATGAACTTGCTCATTATGCAAAAGATGCTTATGATATCGAATACGAATTCCCGATGGGATTTAAGGAGCTTGAAGGTGTACATAACCGAACTAACTATGACCTTACACGTCATACCGAATATTCAGGCAAAGATATGCAGTACATCGATCAAGATAACGGAAACGAAAAATATATTCCCTACATCATTGAAACCTCAGCCGGCTTAACGCGAAATGTTCTTATGTTTATTTGCGATGCATATGATGAAGAAAAGGTTGCCGATAAGGGAAATGATGATGATTGGAGAACCGTATTACACTTTCATCCTAATATTGCTCCTATAACCGTTGCTGTTCTTCCTTTGATGAAAAAAGACGGACTTGCAGAGTTAGCCGGAGAAATTAGAAATGAGCTTAAAGAGGAATTTAAAACCGATTATGACCAATCCGGAGCTATCGGAAAAAGATACCGCCGTCAGGATGAGGTTGGCACTCCTTTTTGCGTAACCGTAGATTATGATTCAAAAGAAGATAATACGGTTACATTGCGCTTTAGGGATTCTATGGAACAAGTTCGAATTCCCAGGACGGAATTAATTTCAAGAATAAAAACCGAAATTAAAAACTATAAAAGGGTAAAGTAA
- a CDS encoding GNAT family N-acetyltransferase produces the protein MKFFAIPLTKKNIGSFIKEILPYEHICINLSECLKKQKRFFDEGRELYSFIKAESFFSSDKGKKEFVGILFLAAHGVLFHCFCRKIPDNLSEYIINNFLKDTGPISVMGEKETSIRLEELIKQSLSLEPIRYENYKLLVLKNKTIEAKSFCVKASNNLNSYLEFLKPPMEDAEILCPMEIEYNESEVLAPGVKASPELCLKLLKKRINNNALYAVKKDGEYISKAGINASGFNWYQIGGVFTKPNYRNKGASTANILVLINDSSQYKKNFALFVKLKNSAARQMYRKIGFAEFCDFRISYF, from the coding sequence ATGAAATTCTTTGCGATACCATTAACAAAAAAAAACATCGGCAGTTTTATTAAAGAGATTCTTCCATATGAGCATATATGTATAAATCTTTCCGAGTGTTTAAAAAAGCAAAAAAGATTTTTTGATGAAGGGCGGGAACTATATAGCTTCATAAAAGCCGAAAGCTTTTTCTCATCTGATAAAGGTAAAAAAGAATTTGTCGGGATTCTTTTTCTGGCAGCTCACGGTGTTTTGTTCCATTGCTTTTGCAGGAAAATTCCGGACAATCTTTCAGAATATATAATAAATAATTTTTTAAAAGATACCGGTCCTATTTCCGTGATGGGTGAAAAAGAAACTTCCATCCGTTTAGAGGAATTAATAAAACAAAGCTTATCCTTAGAACCCATCAGATATGAAAATTATAAACTTCTTGTTTTAAAAAACAAAACAATTGAAGCAAAAAGCTTTTGTGTAAAAGCTTCTAATAATTTGAATTCTTACTTAGAATTTTTAAAACCTCCGATGGAGGATGCGGAAATTCTTTGTCCTATGGAAATAGAATACAATGAATCCGAAGTCCTAGCTCCCGGAGTAAAAGCTTCACCTGAATTATGCTTAAAACTTTTAAAAAAAAGAATAAACAATAATGCTTTATATGCTGTAAAAAAAGATGGAGAATATATTTCAAAAGCCGGAATAAATGCATCAGGATTTAATTGGTATCAAATAGGAGGAGTTTTTACAAAGCCGAACTACAGAAACAAGGGAGCTTCAACAGCCAATATATTAGTCTTGATCAATGATAGCTCTCAATACAAAAAGAATTTCGCTCTTTTTGTAAAGTTAAAAAACTCTGCAGCAAGACAAATGTATAGAAAAATAGGATTTGCCGAATTTTGCGATTTTAGAATTTCATATTTTTAA
- a CDS encoding glycoside hydrolase family 3 protein, protein MKTKISLTKKSISFFCIFLLMFNLYSNYDAKKLPNFYDKVPNEKLAAEIIENMTDEELLAQTFMFGWAGQDPGDLLISWIEDSGLGSIKVFGWNTGDSRKLAKSISLLQKKSLEGRFGIPLFVATDQEGGWVRHVKGLTSETPGNLAIGASGIPQDSYYSGYYISREIRALGINLNFAPTVDLLTDHDSSIIGPRSFGDSPHAAGILGAAFVRGSRDAGVLTTAKHFPGHGDTSIDSHGRLPKIGISEEIFRNRELVPFKYLIDADVPAIMTGHLNFSSILPNGEPATFSKYLLMDILRGELGFKGLIITDDMMMHGAMNFAGGIAKAVKLALEAGNDIIESSTTPRHYQAFWKENIKAMKDEPKFKERVKDAAFRILIEKLKYFKSSNHVPIMPDMEKLDERIPDKEGQKFFLNLAGRSTTIVRDAEIPFRPDENEDILLVSAYKDFFKYGLKRFPKAKIIEVDSAFYHARRFDTIIFCLSDKYSLSILQKITAAYPNKKYIIISVLSPAFLSKIPDVKTAIAIYSYSPASFIAAFGALCGDFTPTGKLPISGIK, encoded by the coding sequence ATGAAAACTAAAATCTCACTTACAAAGAAGAGCATATCTTTTTTCTGTATTTTTTTATTAATGTTTAATCTATACTCTAATTATGACGCAAAAAAATTACCTAACTTTTACGATAAGGTGCCGAACGAAAAACTGGCAGCTGAAATAATTGAGAACATGACCGATGAGGAACTTTTGGCTCAAACATTTATGTTTGGCTGGGCAGGTCAAGATCCCGGAGACTTGCTTATTTCATGGATTGAAGACTCCGGATTAGGCAGTATCAAGGTTTTCGGCTGGAATACCGGAGATTCCCGCAAGCTTGCTAAATCCATTTCGCTTTTACAAAAAAAATCCCTCGAAGGCAGATTCGGTATTCCGCTTTTTGTAGCAACGGATCAAGAGGGAGGCTGGGTCAGGCATGTAAAGGGTCTAACCTCGGAAACCCCCGGAAACCTTGCAATAGGAGCTTCCGGCATACCTCAAGATTCTTACTATTCAGGTTATTATATTTCAAGAGAAATAAGGGCTCTCGGCATAAACTTAAACTTTGCTCCCACTGTAGACCTTCTAACGGATCATGACTCATCAATAATAGGCCCCCGCTCCTTTGGGGACTCCCCCCATGCTGCGGGAATCTTAGGAGCCGCCTTTGTACGGGGAAGCAGGGATGCGGGGGTTCTTACAACAGCAAAGCATTTTCCGGGACATGGAGATACCAGCATCGACAGTCACGGCCGTTTGCCTAAAATCGGCATATCCGAAGAGATTTTCCGCAACAGAGAATTAGTTCCTTTTAAGTATCTAATAGATGCGGATGTTCCCGCAATTATGACGGGGCATCTAAACTTTTCATCAATCTTACCTAATGGAGAACCCGCAACATTTTCCAAATATCTTTTAATGGATATACTGCGCGGAGAATTGGGTTTTAAAGGCCTTATAATTACCGATGATATGATGATGCATGGTGCTATGAATTTTGCAGGAGGAATTGCAAAGGCCGTGAAGTTGGCTCTGGAAGCAGGGAACGACATAATCGAATCCTCTACAACACCGCGGCATTATCAAGCCTTTTGGAAAGAAAATATTAAGGCTATGAAGGATGAACCTAAATTTAAAGAAAGGGTAAAGGATGCGGCTTTTCGGATTTTGATTGAAAAATTAAAGTATTTTAAAAGCAGCAACCATGTTCCCATTATGCCGGATATGGAAAAGCTGGATGAAAGAATTCCAGATAAAGAAGGACAAAAATTCTTTTTAAATTTAGCAGGCCGTTCCACCACAATAGTTCGGGATGCCGAGATCCCTTTTAGGCCTGATGAAAATGAGGATATTCTCCTCGTTTCGGCATATAAAGATTTTTTTAAATACGGCTTAAAGCGTTTTCCCAAAGCAAAAATAATAGAAGTAGATTCGGCCTTTTACCATGCCCGCCGGTTTGACACAATTATCTTTTGCCTATCCGACAAATACTCCTTAAGTATTTTACAAAAAATAACGGCTGCTTACCCCAATAAAAAATATATCATTATTTCCGTTTTATCGCCGGCTTTTTTATCAAAGATACCGGATGTGAAAACTGCAATTGCTATTTACAGTTATTCACCTGCTTCATTTATAGCCGCTTTCGGAGCCCTCTGCGGAGACTTTACTCCTACAGGGAAACTGCCGATTTCAGGAATAAAGTAG
- a CDS encoding ABC transporter ATP-binding protein: protein MLLEKKGHTTKEIISTFFKSIKFLNTLDKGLCFNYALIGIVTGLRPFVNIYMLKKIINALSQGLPKEHLFLLAGISIAINLLLFLCEKFIGHNSYFRMENLTQLRNMEIAKKNTTMDYEFIEDAELQIEMEKMYNMDYNGGFGLFSQLMNIHNLSQNIVLFIIGLILSIPMYTSYAPILGIPLWIQNSIFTFFIILISVLSIRINKRALEKRDAFMKNNLFEEMRPYSYAVSLAPEYKIGKDIRLYNKKLYNEYFTSSKDFQIKIVNAFLRFSLFPQLAQIFFNMFSLGLIYIFVGIKAYYGAIQIGDIIQYSGAVTQFVFAVAGLTRAYNQIAANCDFFDLCLGYINLKETKYKGSLPIEKRDDNEYDFEFKNVSFKYPQSEKYALKNVNLKFKIGKKLAIVGMNGSGKTTLVKLLTRLYDPSEGEILLNGIDIKKFDYDEYLDIFSVVFQDFNLFALNIAQNVASSTDYDKAKVEEALNLSGFSDSLKKMPKGIETYLYNDFEKGGVEISGGEAQKIAMARAIYKDSPFIILDEPTAALDPISEFEIYSKFDTIIGNKTAVYISHRLSSCKFCDEIAVFDEGKLVQHGSHDDLLQNKEGKYHELWNAQAQYYKEEEIEKLLI from the coding sequence ATGTTATTAGAAAAAAAAGGTCATACAACAAAAGAAATTATTTCTACATTTTTTAAGTCGATTAAGTTTTTAAATACTTTGGATAAGGGGCTTTGCTTTAATTATGCATTGATAGGTATCGTAACAGGCTTGCGTCCCTTTGTGAATATCTACATGCTTAAAAAGATTATAAACGCTCTCTCACAAGGTTTACCTAAAGAGCACTTATTTTTGCTTGCAGGAATAAGCATTGCAATAAATTTATTATTATTCTTATGCGAAAAATTTATAGGGCACAATTCCTATTTTAGAATGGAAAATTTAACGCAGCTTCGAAATATGGAAATAGCAAAAAAGAATACCACAATGGATTATGAATTTATCGAAGATGCCGAACTGCAAATCGAAATGGAAAAAATGTATAACATGGATTATAACGGAGGCTTCGGCTTATTTTCACAGCTTATGAATATTCATAATCTTAGCCAAAATATTGTGTTGTTTATCATCGGCTTAATTCTTTCAATTCCAATGTATACATCTTATGCTCCGATTTTAGGAATACCTTTATGGATTCAAAACAGTATTTTCACTTTCTTTATTATTTTGATATCCGTTTTAAGTATAAGAATAAATAAAAGAGCTTTGGAAAAAAGAGATGCATTTATGAAAAACAATCTCTTTGAAGAAATGAGACCTTACAGTTATGCCGTAAGTCTTGCTCCGGAATACAAAATAGGAAAAGATATACGGCTGTACAACAAAAAATTATATAACGAATATTTTACCAGTTCAAAAGATTTTCAAATAAAAATAGTAAACGCATTTTTAAGATTCAGCCTTTTTCCACAGCTTGCTCAAATCTTTTTTAACATGTTCAGTTTAGGTTTAATCTATATCTTTGTGGGAATAAAGGCCTATTACGGAGCCATTCAGATAGGAGATATAATTCAATATTCGGGAGCCGTTACTCAATTTGTTTTTGCGGTTGCAGGTCTTACAAGAGCTTATAATCAAATTGCAGCAAACTGTGATTTCTTCGATCTTTGTTTAGGCTATATCAACTTAAAAGAAACAAAATACAAGGGAAGTCTTCCTATCGAAAAAAGAGATGACAACGAATACGATTTTGAATTTAAAAATGTAAGTTTTAAATATCCTCAAAGCGAAAAATATGCATTAAAAAATGTCAATCTAAAATTCAAGATAGGAAAAAAACTTGCCATAGTCGGCATGAACGGAAGCGGTAAAACAACTCTGGTAAAATTATTAACCCGCCTCTATGATCCGAGCGAAGGCGAAATTTTACTTAACGGTATCGATATTAAAAAATTCGATTACGATGAGTATCTGGATATTTTTTCGGTTGTCTTCCAAGATTTTAACCTTTTTGCTTTAAACATTGCCCAAAATGTAGCCTCTTCAACAGACTACGATAAAGCAAAAGTAGAAGAAGCCTTAAACCTTTCAGGCTTTTCCGATTCGCTTAAAAAAATGCCTAAGGGCATCGAAACATACCTCTACAATGATTTTGAAAAGGGAGGCGTTGAAATATCGGGCGGTGAAGCTCAAAAGATTGCTATGGCAAGGGCTATTTATAAAGACTCTCCTTTTATAATACTCGATGAGCCGACCGCCGCCCTTGACCCTATTTCCGAATTTGAAATTTATTCAAAGTTTGATACCATAATCGGAAACAAAACAGCCGTTTACATTTCGCACCGGCTTTCTTCATGTAAATTCTGCGATGAGATTGCCGTCTTTGATGAGGGCAAGTTAGTACAGCACGGTTCCCATGATGATCTTCTTCAAAACAAAGAAGGTAAATACCATGAGCTCTGGAATGCCCAAGCTCAATATTATAAGGAAGAGGAAATTGAAAAGCTGTTAATATAA
- a CDS encoding class I SAM-dependent methyltransferase, translated as MDIKDLMKKWSEQAENMRMFHMQELKENGSEWKKLLQENLKDCKGKKALDAGCGTGFLAILLAQDGWEVTAIDSSEAMLEEGKKTAEELGLSDKIIFLLKDAHSTDFPECLFDAVVSRHASWLFTSPETVYKEWKRILKPEGIMLNIDANWLKPIWNTDEFEKFKSYEAELVKQYGEFRDYYHDEQIINILKKFPLAYINRPEWDEKMLKKIGFKEIASSILSKEKYMDAFQAARYKTIPMFVIKAKNIEK; from the coding sequence ATGGATATAAAAGATTTAATGAAAAAATGGTCTGAACAGGCAGAAAATATGCGGATGTTTCACATGCAGGAATTAAAAGAAAACGGGAGTGAATGGAAAAAACTGCTTCAGGAAAATCTCAAGGACTGCAAGGGAAAGAAAGCTTTGGATGCAGGGTGCGGTACAGGTTTTTTAGCTATTCTGCTTGCACAAGACGGCTGGGAAGTTACAGCCATAGACAGCAGCGAGGCGATGCTTGAAGAAGGGAAAAAAACAGCGGAAGAATTGGGGCTTTCTGACAAAATCATCTTTTTGCTTAAAGATGCTCATTCAACGGATTTTCCTGAATGTTTATTTGATGCTGTGGTTTCCAGACATGCTTCATGGCTATTCACCTCACCGGAAACCGTATACAAGGAATGGAAAAGAATACTAAAGCCTGAAGGGATCATGCTGAACATTGACGCTAATTGGCTTAAACCGATATGGAATACAGATGAGTTTGAAAAATTTAAATCATACGAAGCGGAGCTTGTTAAGCAATACGGCGAATTCAGAGATTATTATCATGATGAACAGATTATAAACATTCTGAAAAAATTTCCGCTTGCCTATATAAATCGTCCTGAATGGGATGAAAAAATGCTGAAAAAAATCGGCTTTAAGGAAATTGCAAGCAGCATTCTTTCCAAAGAAAAATATATGGATGCTTTTCAAGCGGCGAGATATAAAACCATACCTATGTTCGTGATAAAAGCAAAAAACATAGAAAAATAG
- a CDS encoding DHH family phosphoesterase, which translates to MEEKLSTLCSVLSKDQPVLVQTHDFPDHDALGAAYALLKLLETYGYKVEIAYGGHIQSLSLIEFVEYLDHPLLKLDEIEDLKKYQVVIVDGSPFKGTVKYVGGILKAVIDHHPERIQSTAAYTDIRVGIGACSSIIWSYWKESGKEYDGMTATAMIAGIQLDTAFLSRGVSKLDLDAYYELYFKSDVQKTYQMIKTTINICDLEEIGQAFTNYLRIDNFLIVELSEDYSRAILSVVADFLIWIKDISFVIVIETDGPEYKLSARSRDKNLDAGWLIQEAVKDMGSGGGHAHMAGGAIDAERYCGKTAFLNSIIKLANSEQGNNCGRK; encoded by the coding sequence ATGGAAGAAAAATTATCTACACTTTGTTCGGTTTTAAGCAAAGACCAACCGGTACTTGTACAGACTCATGATTTTCCCGATCATGATGCCCTGGGTGCCGCTTATGCTCTTTTAAAACTTTTAGAAACTTACGGCTACAAAGTAGAGATTGCTTACGGCGGTCATATTCAAAGTCTATCTTTAATAGAATTTGTAGAATATTTAGACCACCCGCTTTTAAAACTTGATGAAATAGAAGATTTAAAAAAATACCAAGTTGTAATTGTAGACGGCTCTCCTTTTAAGGGAACCGTAAAATATGTAGGCGGTATCTTAAAAGCTGTAATAGACCATCATCCTGAAAGAATTCAGTCTACGGCAGCTTATACGGATATAAGAGTAGGAATCGGAGCCTGTTCTTCCATTATTTGGTCTTATTGGAAAGAATCCGGAAAAGAATATGACGGAATGACTGCGACGGCAATGATTGCGGGTATACAGCTGGATACGGCTTTTTTATCCAGAGGTGTAAGTAAACTTGATCTGGATGCTTATTACGAACTCTACTTTAAATCGGATGTGCAAAAAACATATCAAATGATTAAAACGACCATAAACATCTGCGACCTCGAAGAAATAGGACAGGCCTTTACAAACTATTTACGCATAGATAATTTCTTAATTGTAGAATTAAGTGAAGACTACTCAAGAGCTATTTTGTCGGTTGTAGCCGATTTTTTAATTTGGATAAAAGATATTTCTTTTGTTATTGTAATAGAAACAGACGGCCCTGAATATAAACTCTCCGCACGAAGCCGTGATAAAAACCTTGATGCAGGCTGGCTAATTCAAGAAGCAGTAAAAGACATGGGTTCGGGAGGCGGTCATGCACACATGGCCGGAGGAGCAATAGATGCAGAAAGATACTGCGGTAAAACCGCATTTTTAAACTCTATCATTAAGTTAGCTAATTCTGAACAAGGAAATAACTGTGGACGAAAATAA
- a CDS encoding CDP-alcohol phosphatidyltransferase family protein has protein sequence MENYSYSAEDKSLLTPLLYKYFVFPLVKILPESVPANIITIFSNSFVVLSFIIAYLNYIHDTYRFLWLIPILCWTYIVGDCSDGIQARRTKTGSPLGEYFDHFLDSFVTGFLTGTLMLCFRVTNPVLLFCVYQFLYLGQIGTFWGRFKYGVMQFSTFSTSEGTMAIALMSALSSIGFIREASVQNILFGFSIPYIIIFAAFGAAWLTGLTAVFKTKQHSIRLFLHIIFSALIGFVLVWHVKASIFTQTLIITFYNALFIQSILSATAEKVKESLPDFLVPISCILYFVVFDYSMIIQIIQILYLLVRIIIRFLIFFKKYKHCWYWKNPIPVKNN, from the coding sequence ATGGAAAATTACTCCTACAGTGCAGAGGATAAGTCATTGCTTACTCCTCTGCTTTATAAGTATTTTGTGTTCCCGCTCGTAAAAATTTTACCTGAATCTGTTCCGGCAAATATAATAACCATATTCTCCAATAGCTTTGTAGTGCTTTCATTTATTATCGCCTATCTAAATTATATTCATGATACTTATAGATTTTTGTGGTTGATTCCTATTTTGTGCTGGACTTATATTGTAGGGGACTGTTCGGATGGAATACAGGCAAGGAGGACAAAAACCGGTTCCCCGCTTGGCGAATACTTTGATCATTTTTTGGATAGCTTTGTTACAGGCTTCCTTACCGGTACTCTAATGCTTTGTTTTAGAGTTACAAATCCGGTCTTGCTTTTTTGTGTATATCAGTTTTTATATTTGGGACAAATAGGAACATTTTGGGGACGGTTTAAATACGGTGTTATGCAGTTTTCAACATTTAGTACAAGTGAAGGAACTATGGCCATTGCCCTTATGTCTGCCCTTTCTTCTATCGGTTTTATACGTGAAGCAAGTGTACAAAATATTTTATTCGGTTTTAGTATTCCGTATATAATTATTTTTGCGGCTTTTGGAGCGGCTTGGCTTACGGGCCTAACTGCGGTTTTTAAAACTAAGCAGCACAGTATACGTTTATTTTTGCATATAATTTTTTCTGCTCTAATAGGATTTGTTTTAGTTTGGCATGTAAAAGCTTCAATATTTACACAAACCTTGATTATTACATTTTATAATGCTCTGTTTATTCAATCGATTTTATCGGCTACAGCAGAAAAAGTAAAAGAATCCTTACCGGACTTTTTGGTACCTATCAGCTGTATTCTATATTTTGTAGTGTTTGACTATTCTATGATTATTCAAATTATCCAAATTCTTTATCTTTTGGTTAGAATAATCATAAGGTTTCTTATTTTCTTTAAGAAGTATAAACATTGTTGGTATTGGAAAAATCCTATTCCGGTAAAAAATAATTAA